The sequence GCGTCGCCAAGGCTCAGCATAGCACCTCGATCGCCGACTTTCTCGCGGCCCGTTACGGCAAGAGCCCCACCGTAGCCGCCACCGTGACGCTGATTGCCGCCATCGGTGCGCTGCCCTATATGGCACTGCAGCTCAAATCGGTTGGCGATGCGCTGACCGCGCTGGCGCCGGGGACCATGTTGACCCGGCTGCTGCCCACCGATGTGCTGGTGCTGGCGGTGACGGTGGTGATGGCGCTGTTCGCCATTTTGTTCGGTACCCGACGGGCGCATATCAGCGACCAGAATCGCGGCCTTGTCGCGGCGATTGCGATTGAATCGCTGGTCAAGCTTCTGGCACTGGTGGCGATGGCGGGTTTTGCCCTTTGGCTGCTATTCTCGACAGACCGAACAGCGTTGGTCGCTGTGGCAAGCGGTGGCAGCTTCGGCACAATCTTCACCCTCGACCAGATCGATGCGCGCTTTGCGATATTAACGCTGATCGCAGCTTCGGCGGCGCTGTGCCTGCCGCGCCAGTTTCACATGACCGTTGTTGAAGCACCGCATGATGCACCGCGACGACCGATACGCTGGGTGTTTCCACTCTATTTGCTGCTGATCAGCCTGACGGTGATCCCGGTCACCATGGCCGGCCTCACCTTGCTCCCCGGTGCGATGGCGGCGCCCGATATGATCATGATGACGCTGCCGCTGGCCGAGGGCGCCGAGGCGCTGGCGCTGTTTGTATTTCTCGGTGGCATTTCCGCCGCTACCGGCATGATCATCGTCTCCACGGTGGCGCTGTCAGGGATGATCGCCAATGATCTGGTGCTGCCGGTGATGCTGCGTTCGGTGCGTGACAGCAATATGCGCGCCAGCCGCATCGCCACTGCGGTGCAGCCTTTGCGCCGGGTCATCATGCTGGTGCTGCTGGTATTGGCTTATGGCTATTATCTGGTGGTCGAGCAGGGGGCTTTGCTGGCGAGCCTCGGCACATTGTCCTTCGCGCTGGTGACCCAGTTCATGCCCGGACTGGTCGGGGGCCTTTTGTGGCGCGGTGGCAAGCGCCAGGGCATGCTCGCCGGTCTGGCTGGGGGGTTCGTCGCCTGGGCGGTGCTGCTGTTGCTGCCATCGCTCAGCGGCTGGTCACCACCGGTTTCCATTCATGCCGATCCGCTGGTTTCGGGCGTGGTGCTGGCCACCGGCCTCAATGTGGCGCTCTATGTCGCGGTTTCGCTGCTGGCGCGCGATACCGTGGTCGACCGTGCCCAGGCCGTGGCCTTCGCCACCGGCCCGGAATTGCCCGAGGCGGTGGCAGAGCAATCGCAACTGCGGGTCGCCGATATCCGGCTGTTGCTGCGCCAGTTTGTTGGTCCTGAGCGCACTCATGAGGCGCTGTCCGCGATGCGCGATGCGCATGGCCAGTTCTATGCCGATCGCGATCCGGCTGATGGACCGCTGGTGCGCATGGCCGAGCGCCAGATTGCCGGGGTGCTGGGCTCAGCCTCGGCAGCGACGCTGATGCAGTCGGTGCTCGATGGCGAACCGCTACCGCCCGAAGAGGTGTTGGCGTTGCTCGGTGAGACATCACAAAAGCTTAAATTCAGTGGCGAGCTGTTGCAGATAGCGATCGAGAATATCGATCAGGGCGTGGCGCTGGTGGACCGTGAAATGCGGCTGGTGGCATGGAATGAGCGCTATGTCTCGATGTTCGACCTGCCCGATGATCTGTCGGTGGTCGGTCGCCCGATTGCGGATCTGATCCGCTATAATCTGGAGCAGAATGGCGTCGATGGCGCCAACATCACCCGCGAGGTGGACAAGCGCATCGACTATATGCGTCAGGGGACGCGGCATTTTCAGGAGCGTGAACAGGCCGATGGCCGGATCCTTCGCATCCAGGGCAATCCTGCGCCCGAGGGCGGTTATGTCACCAGCTATACTGATATCACCGCCGACCGTCGTGCCGAACAGGCGCTTGAGGCGAAGGTTGCGGAACGGACGCAGCAGCTCACCGAAGCCAATGCGGCGCTGGAAAAGGCGACGCGCTCAAAGACACGTTTCCTGGCTGCGGCCAGCCATGATCTGGTGCAACCGATGAATGCCGCCCGGCTTTTCGGATCGGCGCTGCGCGAGGATCTGACAGCGCGCGACGATGTCGGTCATGGCGGCACAACGGATGATCCCGGTGGCGGCAAGGATGCCTTGGCGCTGCTCGACCAGATCGACCGCTCGATCGGGACGGCGCACCGGCTGTTGCGCGCCCTGCTCGATATTTCGCGTCTCGATGGCGGACAGATGACTGCCAAGCTGTCGACCTTTGCGCTGCAGGATGTACTCGATGAGCTGAAAGCCGCCTATCAGGCCCCGGCCGAAGCCAAGGGCCTGAAGCTGAGGGTCATGCCCTGTTCGCTGATGGTCGAAAGCGACCGCGGGCTATTGCTGTCTGTGCTGCAGAACCTGCTCACCAACGCCATTCGTTATACCGATAGCGGCCGCATCATCGTTGGTGTGCGTCGTCGTGCGGGAGGTGTTGCCGAGATACAGGTGTGCGACACCGGTCCGGGTATTGCCGAGGCGGAACAGGAGCGGATTTTCGAGGAGTTCGAGCAGATTGCCCGTTCCGATGGCGAGGGGCTGGGCCTCGGCCTGGCCATTGCCCGCCGGATCGCACCGATGCTCGGCGGCCAATTGTCGTTGGAATCAGAACCGGGCAGCGGCAGCCGTTTTGCGCTGCACCTGGAGCATAAGGGCGAACCGCAGCAGGATCGCGGTGCCCTGGCAAAAACCTTGCGCACCAGCCTGAAACCCGCCGGAACACAGGCACAGCATCATATTTTGTGCGTCGATAATGACCCGGCGGCGCGCGAATCTCTATCCGCCCTGCTGACGCGCTGGGGCCATGCGGTAACCACAGTCGGGGGCAGGCAGGAGGCGCTGAAGCAACCCTGCCCCGATATCCTGATCATGGATTATCAGCTCGATAATGGCCTGACAGGGGACGTGCTGGTGCCCGAGCTGGTGAGCCATTGGGGCTACCATCCGCCGGTGCTGCTGATTACCGCCGAGGACAGTGCCGAAACCGCCGCTGCAGCGCACCGGATCGGTTCGGACCGGTTGCTCAAGCCGGTGCCGCCCATCGCCTTGCGCGCCTGGCTGAGCCAGCAATTCGCCAATGCGGCGCAGGCGCAGTGCCAGGCCGCCGAATAGCGATTTTTCGGACTATTGCGACGCGGTGACCGGCTGCTCGACCACCAGCCGCCCGGCGACGAGCACCGCCTGGGTGCGGTTGACCACACCGAGCTTGCGGAAAATCGCGGTGATATGCGCCTTTACTGTCGCCTCGCTGATATCCATTTCATAGGCGATCTGCTTGTTGAGCAGCCCCTTGGTCAGATGATTGAGGATCCGCCGCTGTGCCGGAGTCAGGCTGGCCAGCCGCAGCAATTCCTCGTTTTCGGCGGCGTCGATGGTCGCATCCATTTCCGGGAACCAGATATCGCCCTCGCGCACCGCCGCCAGCGCCTCGCGCATGCTGCCGAGCTCGGCCGATTTCGGGATGAAGGCGGCGGCGCCGAGATTGCGCGCCGCCTGCCATACGCGGCTTTCCTCGCTCGCCGATACCACCGCCACTGCCATGGCGGGAAAGTCCTGGCGAAAGTCGAGCAGCGCGCTGAGGCCATCGCTGTCCTCCATATGCAGGTCGAGCAGCAGCAGCAGCGGTAGCTGCTTGTCGATCTCCTGCCGCGCTGCAGCGACATTGGAGACCTCGATAATGGCGGTATCGGACCATATCTGCTCGACCGCCTGCCGCATCGCAGCGCGGAACAGCGGATGGTCATCGGCAATCAGGACCGTTTGCGTCACCGGTTCATGCGTCCTTCGATCAGGGTATCGACAACGCCGGGATCGGCAAGCGTCGATGTGTCGCCCAGCGAACCATAGTCATTCTCGGCAATCTTGCGCAATATCCGCCGCATGATCTTGCCCGAGCGGGTCTTGGGCAGGCCGGGAGTGAAGTGGATATGGTCCGGTGTCGCAATCGGGCCGATCTCCTTGCGCACATGGGCCTTGAGCGCCTTGGCCAGTTCCTCGTCCATCGCCTCGCCAGCATTGAGCGTAACATAGCAGTAAATGCCCTGGCCCTTGATGTCGTGCGGATAACCGACGACGGCAGCCTCGGCGACCTTGTCGTGCAGCACCAGCGCGCTTTCTACCTCGGCAGTGCCCATGCGATGGCCCGAGACGTTGATCACGTCATCGACACGGCCGGTGATGCGATAATAGCCGTCCTCGTCACGCTTGCAGCCGTCGCCGGTGAAATATTTGCCTTTATAGGTGGTGAAATAGGTCTGCTCGAAGCGCTCATGATCGCCATAGACAGTGCGCGCCTGGCCGGGCCAGCTGGCGGTGATGCACAAATTGCCTTCGGTGGCGCCGCCAATATGCTCATCGGCGAGCACATCGCCATCATTGTCGACCAGCTGCGGCGAAATGCCGAAAAATGGTCGCCCGGCGCTGCCCGGCTTCATGTCATGCGCGCCCGGCAGAGTGGTGATCATGATGCCGCCGGTCTCGGTCTGCCACCAGGTATCGATCACCGGCGAGTTCTCCTTGCCGACGACGCGATGATACCAGCGCCAGGCTTCCGGGTTGATCGGTTCGCCGACGCTGCCGAGCAGCCGGATCGACGACAGATCATGCTTCTCCACTGGCGCATCGCCCTCGCGCATCAGCGCACGGATTGCGGTTGGCGCGGTGTAGAAGATATTGACCTTATGCCGTTCGCAGACATCCCAGAAGCGACTGACATCGGGATAGTTGGGCACGCCTTCGAACATCAGGCTGGTGGCACCGTTCTGCAGCGGGCCGTAGACTATATAGCTGTGTCCGGTGACCCAGCCGATATCGGCGGTGCACCAGTAAATCTCACCCGGCTGGTAATCAAATGCATAGTGGAAGGTGGTGGCGGTCCATACGGCATAGCCGCCGGTGGTATGTAACACGCCCTTTGGCTGGCCGGTCGAGCCCGAGGTATAGAGGATGAACAACGGGTCCTCGGCGTTCATCGGTTCGCAGGGGCAATCGGCGTCAACCGTGGCCGCAACATCGGCGTATATATGGTCACGGCCCTCGACCAGGGCGGTATCGCTGTCGGTATGCTGCACCACCAGCACTGCCTCAACATGCTGATCACCGGCATGCTCCGCCAATGCGGCATCGACATTGGCCTTGAGCGGAACCTTCTTGCTGCCGCGCAGGCCCTCATTGGCGGTGATGACGAAGCGGCTGTCGCAATCGACGATCCGTCCGGCCAGAGCCTCGGGTGAAAAGCCGCCAAAGACGATTGAATGGACCGCGCCGATACGGGCACAGGCCAGCATGGCGATGGCGCCCTCGAGGATCATCGGCAGATACAGGGTGACGCGGTCACCCTTTTTGACGCCGAGTTTTTTCAGGACATTGGCAAAACGCTGCACTTCGCTGAGCAGCTCGGCATAGGTCAGCCGCCGCACCGTTCCCGGCTCATCGGCTTCCCATATCAGCGCATCGATGCCGCCCTTGCCCGCTTCGACATGCCGGTCGACACAGTTGTGGCAGATATTGAGTACGCCGTCTTCGAACCATTTGATTGTCACCGGATCGAATGACCAGTTGCCGGCTTTGGTTGGCGCGGTGAACCACTCGATCCGCTTGGCCTGCTCCATCCAGAAGCTGTCCGGGTCGCTCAGCGACTGGGCGTAGAGTGCGTCATATTGTTCGGCGGTGCAATGGGTTGGGTCGGATTGCGGTCGCGCAACCGGCGCTTCGGCGGCATTGGCAGCGCCAGCTTCACTCGGATTTGGGGTTTCGCTCAGAGCGGGACTGGGTGCATTCATGGCGTCTTCTCCCTCGGCCTATGTGCAGAACATGACATGGTTTCGATTATGCGCCAAGCGCGGCGCAAGCGCGACTCAGACCTTCGTCGCATAGACCATTGGCTAATTTATCACGGGCTGCGCTTATGGCCTATTCGTCCGAACCTTGTAGGGGAGGACAGAGATATGCCAAAGAGCATAAAAACAATGACATATGGCCTGTTGATGGCCGCAACCTGCATGACCCCGACGGTCGCCCAGGCGCAGGATTCGGATATCGAGGAGCGTCTGGATCGCCTCGAGGCGCTGGTCGGCGCCCTGATTGAGCGGATGGATGAAAAAGAAGTCGCCAGCCAGGAAGACCGTGAGGTCATGGAAGAAGCGAAAAAGGCGGTCGAGGAGACTCGCGAGCTTGCCGAGCGCACCGACGCGGTGGAGCAGGGCATTATCGAGGTCAATGACAAGCTGATCGCCAATCGCAATGACGGGCGCGACGGTTTCGCCATTGGCAACACCCAGGTAACCTATGGCGGTTATGTCAAAATGGATGCGATCAGTGAGCGGACGAGCGGCGGCACCGTGCCGTCGAGCAGCATCGCACGCGATTTTCTGATACCCGGGCTGATCCCGGTCGGTGGTCAGGCATCGGGCTTCGACACGGATTTCAACATTCGCCAGACGCGGTTCTTCTTCAAGACCGCGACCGATGTCGGTGATGACCATAAGCTGTCTTCGGTTATCGAGCTGGATTTCATGGTCACTGCAGGCGGCAATGAGCGCATTTCCAACAGCTTCATACCGCGCGTCCGTCAGGCGTTCATAACCTATGACGAATGGCTGCTGGGCCAGACCTGGTCGACTTTTCAGGATGTCGGTGCTCTGCCCGAGACGCTCGACTTTATCGGTGTCACCCCAGGCACCACCTTCGACCGTCAGCCGTTGATCCGCTATACCAAGGGCGGGCTGCAGATCGCTGTCGAGCAACCGGAAACCACAATCACCAGCCCCACCGGCGCACGCGTGATCGGCAATGATGATACACTGCCTGATTTTGTGCTGCGCTATAATTATACCCAGGACTGGGGCCGTCTGACCATAGCCGGGATTGCCCGTACACTCAGCGTCGGCCCGGATGTGTTCAATCTGCCCTCGGATAGCGCTTTTGGCTATGGCATCAGCCTGTCGGGCAAGATCAATATTGGCGAGCGCGACGATCTGCGCTTCATGGGTACCTATGGCGATGGCGTTGGACGCTATATCGGTCTCAATATTGTCAATGATGCGGCTGTGCGGCCCGATGGCACACTGGAGCCGATCCGCACCTATTCCGGCTTTGCCGCCTATCGTCATTTCTGGACCGACACCATCCGCACCACCATTGCCGGCAGCTATTTCAAGGCTGACAATCCGATCAACCTGACCACCGATGGCGTGACCGACCAGAGCTGGAATGCTTTCATCAACCTTGTCTATTCGCCGGTGCCACCGCTCAATCTCGGTATCGAGTATCTGATCGCCGATCGCGAGCTGGAAAATGGCCTGTCGGGCAATCTGCAGAAGATTCAGGTGTCGGCACAATATAGTTTCTGACGTGATAGCGCGCTAGGCAAAGCCGCCAATGCGGTCTAGGCTGGGCCCATAAAAGGCCGCCGGGGCTCCGTGAGGAAGATTCTCGGCGGACGCGGTCGAGCCAAGGGAGAAGGACCATTCCCAGCCGTCATATTGTTGCCAGGGAACTCGGGACATTTTTCCGGCTGATCGGCCATCCCGACCGGATCGCAATCCTCGAAGAACTTTACCGGAGCCGTCATAATGTCGGCCAGCTGGCGGAAACGCTAGACATGCCGCAATCCCGAGTGTCGCAGCATCTCTCGGCCCTGCGGTCTTTCGGTGTGGTCGAAGCCGAAGCCGAGGGGCGCGAACAATTTTACCGGCTGCGCCAGCCGCAAATGGCGCGATGGATTGCCGATGGCATTGACTTTGTGGCGCACCGGGTCGGCAGCGTCACCGATGAAGACATTGCCAGCGCGCGGGCGATTTGGGGGCTGGATGACACTGCCGATTCCTCTGAAACCGGCGCAACCCGCACCCAGCCCCCAAAGCCTGGTAGCGATAAAGACTAGCTGGAGATTCCAGCCTTTATCGCCAGACTCTCAAGTCGTCAGACCAAGCATTAAAACGCGGCCCATTCGCCATTGCCGGCATATTTCTTCGCAACCTTGCCATCGCTGTCCATATGGAACAGATGGATCCAGCCATGGTCGAGCAGGTGGCGGACATGCTCATGCCCTTCGATGATGGTGTTCATCGCATCGATCGGCGCTTCGATGATGACATTGAGACGCATCGGTTCATGGATCAGCTTCTCGCCGTCATGCAGCGATTGCCAGGAAAGCCCGGTGCGCAGATCGCCGCCATGGCCTTCCAAAACCCCGACCTTGCCAACCACATTGTGCAGTGTCTTGTCGCCGCAGCCAAAGGTGACATTGTCGACGGTCGAGGCAAAATATTGCAGGTTGATCCAGCTTGCGACGACCATCGGCGCGGTCATGATCAGTTCCAATACACCCCGTGTCGGGTCGGATGCGGAATCATAATCATGCAGAAAGGCGCGGCTATCGAGATCGATACCACGCGTGCGTTTGCGCGGCGCGGCGATAAAGGTGGCGCACCCTGCCAAGCCCCATTCCGGGCGCGTCTGGCTCCAGTCATTGCTACGCGCCTGGACCTGATTCGAAACGCCATTCTGCTTGCGGATGGTGAATTTGTTGCTGCGCTCCAGCCTTGCAGTCTCGCTGGCGGTGTCGAGCGCGGCCCTGACCTCTTTCAACTGCGCCTTGTGGCTTTCCGGCACACAGCATGCATCGAGCAGCTTCACCTCGTCGGTGACGGTATCATGCTTGGCCGCGACAAAGACCGTATCTTCGGGGATGGGCTGGCCACGCTCTGCAAGACCGGCACGAACGCCCGGATCATTAAGCAGGGTTACCGCAGCGCGCGCATTGCAATCACCCGGGCTGCCGCCACAGGCACCACAGTCAAGCCCACTGGCATGCGGGTTGTTGGCGCTGGTCGAGCCATGGCCGATCAGCAAGGTCAGCGGCGCAACGCGATTGGTCAGCCCCATACCGGCCAATATTCCTGCCGCCAGATCGACACGCTCATCGGTTGGAATGCCGGCAATTTCGGACTGTGCGTCCAATGAGGGGGCCAATGTATCGGCCTGGCCTTTGGCTACGCCACGTTCGGCATGATTGGGGCCGGGGCGGGTAATGCCCAGCGTGTCGGTGATCAGTTTGGAGAAGAAGCCCAGGCCAATGGTCTCGACAAAGGCAAAAGAGGAAATAGCGCCCATTTTCAGTGCATACCAAGCGGCGCGGGTGGCCTCCCGTACGCGCTTGGCACCGATGATTTCGGCATCTTTCTGGGGATCACCGCTGGTCTCGGCGACGCGGAATCCGGGGTTCAGCAGCACCGGGCACTGGTCAGAGCCCGATTGCGCGCCCAAAGGCACATATTCCATGGCAACGCCGAAAAAGCCGGCAAAACCGATCGTCTCCACCTTCGGCAAGGCCTGTTCCAGCGCGCGGCGATAGACCTCGCAGCGGACATCGATGCAGAATGCCGCCTGTACTTCCGGGCGCTCTGGCACATCGGTATCGGGTTGCGCATTGATCTCGCCGACCAGATCCTTTTGCCAGCTCAGCTCATAGGCATTGTGCACCGCATGGAGCAGCGCCAGCGCCGGATCATCGCTTCTGGTTTCTGCCGCGTCCAGCGCTTCGGCCCAGCCTTGCTTTTCGCTGGTGCTGGCTGTCTTCCACAAAGCCCAGTCCCAGGCGAGACGGATGGCGAGTATCTGCATGACGCTGTCATTGCTCTCGCCCTTCAGCTCATAGCCCCAGGCAATATAGCGGGTATAGCTCGCCCAGCCATTGATGCTCATCAGCATCCGGTCAAACACCATTTCCAACCGTTCAGCGCCGAGGCCCATCTCCATCGCCATCTGCGCAATCGCCGCTTGCGGGTCTTCGGGAAGGCTTTTGAATAGCGGCCGCAGACCCTTCAGGCCCGCGACATTGGCCGTCTTGTCAATGCCGGCAAAGGTCTTCCAGGCAGCGAAATCGCTCTTGTCGAGATCGGGGCGCCAATCGGCCTGACCCTCATCATAATGCGCCATCGCCCAATGCGAGATGCGGTCAATGACAAAATCCTCTATGTCCCAGCCGCGTGTTTCTGAGAGCAGTGAGGCCATGGAATGCGCTTTGATGAGCGTATCATCCATCACCGTCAGCCGCGCGACCACGGCATCGGTGCGTTCATCGATATTAGCGGCTTTCAGCGCAGCCGTCAGGGCATCAGACGTGATGCGGCCGGAATCAATCGCTTCGATATATTCGGTGGGCTTGAGCGTCAGCGGAGAACCGGCAGTCTGCGCCAGCCAATCAGCAGCACCCATAAAGCTCTTGTCAGCTATGCCGAAATAGGGGTTTACCGCGACGAAATTCTTGAGTGGCCAGCAAGGGGCAATGCGGTTGCACGATGCGCCGATAGCCGTTTCCAAAGCCTCGGCAGGGATATGGACCATCTCCGAAGCAGAGGCGGGCAGGTCTTTCACGTTCTCGATAACGTCAGTGGTCATGATTTATACAGCCTTATTCTGTCCGCGCGAAGCGCCGACGATGCGGTTGAAAACGGCGTTTGCGTAAAAGCCATTAGTGGTGTGGATGCGCATGGACTCGGCAAAGCGGGTGCGTGCAAGCGATGGCGGCAGATGCTGCACCGCCATCAACAGGATGAAGCTGGCGGTAAAGCCGACCATCATCGCGACCAGCACGGGGGAGGTTATCGCCGTTGCGGGCAGGCTGTCACCAACGAGCCATGCTGCCCCTAGCTGGAGTGCGAAATAGAGCGCGGAGAGAGCAACGGCGGAAGCGCCGATGCGGATCGTGCTGGCAACCCAGCTCTTCGCGGCGAGGCTCTTGGCCATGAAGCGAGCAAGCGCCAGCACCAGCACCGCACCAAACACCATCCAGCCTGGCTTCTCGGTCAGCTGGATACCCATTAGCGAGCCAATGCCGACATAGAAGGTGAGGGCGGCAGCAGCGCCGACAAGGAAGCGCGCCATATCCGGACGGCCCACCGCGCCATCGGTAGTCGGCACACGTACTGCGTCGATCACACTGCCCGATGACAGAAAGCTGTGCGCCTTATAAACCGAATGGGCGATGATGTGCAGCAGTGCCAGTGAGAAGGCACCAAAGCCGCATTGCATCAGCATCAGGCCCATTTGCGCGACCGTGGACCAGGCCAGCTGGTTCTTGATGCGCGACTGGGTCAGCATGACGGCAACACCGACCAGTGCGGTAAGGCCGCCCATAAAGGCGAGGATCCACAGCGATGGCAACGCCAGAAGCATGACATCGGCAAAGCGGATGACCAGAAAGCCGCCAGCATTGACGATGCCCGCATGCAGCAATGCCGAAACCGGTGTCGGCGTTTCCATCACCTCGATCAGCCAGCCATGGGTCGGGAATTGTGCCGATTTCAGCAGCGCCGCCAATGCGATCAGGCAGGCTGCGACAGTGATTGTGCTGTTCGGCTCAGCGGTTTTGGCTGCGGCCAATATGGCGCTGATCTGGGTTTCGCCAAAGGCCATGCCGATCAGTATAAAGGCACTGATCAGCGCAGCATCGCTTAGCCGTGCGACAACGGTGCGCTTACGCGCGGCGATGGTCGCCGCCGGCCGGTCATTATAGAATATCAACAGCTTGTGCAGGCCGAGGCTGGTACCGATCCATGCCAGGGCAAGCTGGAACAGCGTACCCGAAAGAACCAGCAGCATCACCGCAGCCAGAGTCAGGCACATCCAGCCGAGAAACCGACCCTGGGCGGCATCGCCATCGAGATAGTTGCGGCTATATTGCAGCACGATCACGCCGATAAAGGCGATCAGCGTAAACAGCGCGGTGCTGAGCGGGTCGATCCGGTCCCCAAGGCTGAGCCATCCACTACCGATCAGCGCCCCATCGATCGGACCATAGGCGATCAGCAGCCCGATTGTCCCCAGCGCTGCAGCAAGCCCGAACAGGCTGGCGCCGCGACTGGCGGCCAGTGCCGCCTTGGGGCGCAGGCCGGGATTGCGGAAACACAACAGGCCGGCAATGATCAGCGCCAGCGGGGCGAGCGTGGGAAGGATGGTCAAAAGATCAGGCATGAACCGCTCCGGACAAAATTATGCTCCTGTGGCATTAGCGGCATGCTATTCGTTTCCAAAATTCAATGTTTGCGCCTTATCGTTCGCTTTTATATATCAAAGATCAACGATTAACCGGCCACAGGACGTCATGGCACAGCTCAACTACAACCATTTGCGCTATTTCTGGGCGGTCGCGCATGAAGGCAATCTGACCCGCGCGGCGGAGAAGCTGAATGTGTCCCAATCGGCACTGTCGGTGCAAATCCAGAAGCTCGAGCGCCAGCTTGATCATCCATTGTTTGAGCGCCGCGGCAAGCGGCTGCACCTCACTGAAGCCGGGCACATTGCACTCGACTATGCCGATTCCATCTTTGCTACCGGCGAAGAACTGCTCGGGACATTGCGCGACCAGCATAGCCCCGAACGTCATCTTTTCCGCGTCGGCGCAGTGTCGACCCTGTCGCGCAACTTTCAGATCGGTTTTCTCGAACCGCTTCTGGGTCGTGACAATGTCCATGTCACCATTGACTCGGGGAATTTCCGGACCTTGCATGAAAAGCTCGAAAATCATGAAATCGACGTGCTGCTCACCAATATGCCGCCGCAACGCGACAGCGAAACCAACTGGGCGGCGCATCTGATCGACGAGCAGCCGGTCAGTCTTATCGCGCATAGTGACTTGGCGATTGAACAGCAGCCGCTTGAGCGGCTGCTTACCGACTGGCCGCTGATTCTGCCCTCAGCCGAGAGCAGCATCCGGGGCAGTTTCGATGCCCTTGCCGCACGGCTGGGCGTCACAGTGCAGGTCGCCGCCGAGGCCGATGACATGGCGATGCTGCGGCTTCTGGCGCGTGAGAAAAACGGTCTGGCGGTGATCCCGCCGATTGTGGTGCAGGACGAACTGAGCAGTGGCGAGCTGGTGCAGGTCGCCGAATTGCCCGGCATGGTAGAGGACTTTTATGCGATCACCCTGTCGCGTCGTTTCCCCAATCCGCTGCTGGAAGAGCTTATCAGCCCCTGATCCCGCTGTCTCTCTGATCCCGCCGACTCTGGTCGTCTGCATTTCCTGTCTTTTGCAACTGTCCAAAAGATTCTACAGTCGCCCGGATGCACCTGTTCGAAATCCTTGTGATTCTGCATGTTATTGCCGGGTCGATCGGCCTGATTTCCTTCTGGGTGCCGATTATTGCGCGCAAGGGCGGTAAGCCGCATCGCAAATGGGGACGCATTGCCTGCTATGCTTTCATGGCTGCCGGTGCGCTTGCCATCGCCATGGCGCTGCTGTCACTCTATGGGCCCGAAGAGCGCATCCCCTCGATTACTGACCGCGAGCTTTTCGCCGGATTGTTCGGCTGGTTCATGCTGTATCTCGGCCTGCTGACCATTGGTTTCGCCGATTACGGGCTGGCGGTGGTCAAACATGGCCGCAAGCGCAATGCACTGCGTGCACCGCGTTATCAGCTGGTGATAGCGGCAGTGGTGATTTCCGGGCTGTGGTGCGCCTGGTTCGGCTTTCGCGTCGCGCATCCGCTGATGGTGCTGGTGGCTGCCGTCGGCCTTGTCGCCATGGCATTGCAGCAGCGCTTTATCTGGCGCACCACGGTGCCGTCCATCGCCTATGTCAGTGAGCATTTCCGCGCCCTGCTCGGCATGGGAATCTCGGCCTACACCGCGTTTCTCTCGGTCGGGCTGATCCGTCTGATTCCCGACCAGGTTTTCAATCCGCTGATCTGGACCGGACC comes from Pseudomonadota bacterium and encodes:
- a CDS encoding proton-conducting transporter membrane subunit, giving the protein MPDLLTILPTLAPLALIIAGLLCFRNPGLRPKAALAASRGASLFGLAAALGTIGLLIAYGPIDGALIGSGWLSLGDRIDPLSTALFTLIAFIGVIVLQYSRNYLDGDAAQGRFLGWMCLTLAAVMLLVLSGTLFQLALAWIGTSLGLHKLLIFYNDRPAATIAARKRTVVARLSDAALISAFILIGMAFGETQISAILAAAKTAEPNSTITVAACLIALAALLKSAQFPTHGWLIEVMETPTPVSALLHAGIVNAGGFLVIRFADVMLLALPSLWILAFMGGLTALVGVAVMLTQSRIKNQLAWSTVAQMGLMLMQCGFGAFSLALLHIIAHSVYKAHSFLSSGSVIDAVRVPTTDGAVGRPDMARFLVGAAAALTFYVGIGSLMGIQLTEKPGWMVFGAVLVLALARFMAKSLAAKSWVASTIRIGASAVALSALYFALQLGAAWLVGDSLPATAITSPVLVAMMVGFTASFILLMAVQHLPPSLARTRFAESMRIHTTNGFYANAVFNRIVGASRGQNKAV
- a CDS encoding DcaP family trimeric outer membrane transporter — protein: MTPTVAQAQDSDIEERLDRLEALVGALIERMDEKEVASQEDREVMEEAKKAVEETRELAERTDAVEQGIIEVNDKLIANRNDGRDGFAIGNTQVTYGGYVKMDAISERTSGGTVPSSSIARDFLIPGLIPVGGQASGFDTDFNIRQTRFFFKTATDVGDDHKLSSVIELDFMVTAGGNERISNSFIPRVRQAFITYDEWLLGQTWSTFQDVGALPETLDFIGVTPGTTFDRQPLIRYTKGGLQIAVEQPETTITSPTGARVIGNDDTLPDFVLRYNYTQDWGRLTIAGIARTLSVGPDVFNLPSDSAFGYGISLSGKINIGERDDLRFMGTYGDGVGRYIGLNIVNDAAVRPDGTLEPIRTYSGFAAYRHFWTDTIRTTIAGSYFKADNPINLTTDGVTDQSWNAFINLVYSPVPPLNLGIEYLIADRELENGLSGNLQKIQVSAQYSF
- a CDS encoding metalloregulator ArsR/SmtB family transcription factor; protein product: MIGHPDRIAILEELYRSRHNVGQLAETLDMPQSRVSQHLSALRSFGVVEAEAEGREQFYRLRQPQMARWIADGIDFVAHRVGSVTDEDIASARAIWGLDDTADSSETGATRTQPPKPGSDKD
- a CDS encoding DUF2309 domain-containing protein gives rise to the protein MTTDVIENVKDLPASASEMVHIPAEALETAIGASCNRIAPCWPLKNFVAVNPYFGIADKSFMGAADWLAQTAGSPLTLKPTEYIEAIDSGRITSDALTAALKAANIDERTDAVVARLTVMDDTLIKAHSMASLLSETRGWDIEDFVIDRISHWAMAHYDEGQADWRPDLDKSDFAAWKTFAGIDKTANVAGLKGLRPLFKSLPEDPQAAIAQMAMEMGLGAERLEMVFDRMLMSINGWASYTRYIAWGYELKGESNDSVMQILAIRLAWDWALWKTASTSEKQGWAEALDAAETRSDDPALALLHAVHNAYELSWQKDLVGEINAQPDTDVPERPEVQAAFCIDVRCEVYRRALEQALPKVETIGFAGFFGVAMEYVPLGAQSGSDQCPVLLNPGFRVAETSGDPQKDAEIIGAKRVREATRAAWYALKMGAISSFAFVETIGLGFFSKLITDTLGITRPGPNHAERGVAKGQADTLAPSLDAQSEIAGIPTDERVDLAAGILAGMGLTNRVAPLTLLIGHGSTSANNPHASGLDCGACGGSPGDCNARAAVTLLNDPGVRAGLAERGQPIPEDTVFVAAKHDTVTDEVKLLDACCVPESHKAQLKEVRAALDTASETARLERSNKFTIRKQNGVSNQVQARSNDWSQTRPEWGLAGCATFIAAPRKRTRGIDLDSRAFLHDYDSASDPTRGVLELIMTAPMVVASWINLQYFASTVDNVTFGCGDKTLHNVVGKVGVLEGHGGDLRTGLSWQSLHDGEKLIHEPMRLNVIIEAPIDAMNTIIEGHEHVRHLLDHGWIHLFHMDSDGKVAKKYAGNGEWAAF